From Pongo pygmaeus isolate AG05252 chromosome 2, NHGRI_mPonPyg2-v2.0_pri, whole genome shotgun sequence, a single genomic window includes:
- the HACD2 gene encoding very-long-chain (3R)-3-hydroxyacyl-CoA dehydratase 2 isoform X3, with product MSRVFLIWAVTHSVKEVQSEDSVLLFVIAWTITEIIRYSFYTFSLLNHLPYLIKWARYTLFIVLYPMGVSGELLTIYAALPFVRQAGLYSISLPNKYNFSFDYYAFLILIMISYIPIFPQLYFHMIHQRRKILSHTEEHKKFE from the exons ATGTCAAGAGTTTTTCTAATATGGGCAGTAACACACAGCGTCAAAGAG GTACAGAGTGAAGACAGTGTCCTCCTGTTTGTTATTGCCTGGACGATCACGGAAATCATCCGTTACTCCTTTTATACATTCAGTCTATTAAACCATCTGCCTTACCTCATCAAATGGGCCAG GTACACACTTTTCATTGTGCTGTACCCAATGGGAGTGTCAGGAGAACTGCTCACAATATATGCAGCTCTGCCCTTTGTCAGACAAGCTGGCCTATATTCCATCAGTTTACCCAACAAATACAATTTCTCTTTTGACTACTATGCATTCCTGATTCTAATAATGATCTCCTACATTCCAA tttttccccagtTATACTTCCACATGATACACCAGAGAAGAAAGATCCTTTCTCATACTGAAGAACACAAGAAATTTGAATAG
- the HACD2 gene encoding very-long-chain (3R)-3-hydroxyacyl-CoA dehydratase 2 isoform X2: protein MGEWGIVPSSVVLTSFQVMSRVFLIWAVTHSVKEVQSEDSVLLFVIAWTITEIIRYSFYTFSLLNHLPYLIKWARYTLFIVLYPMGVSGELLTIYAALPFVRQAGLYSISLPNKYNFSFDYYAFLILIMISYIPIFPQLYFHMIHQRRKILSHTEEHKKFE from the exons GAATTGTTCCATCTTCTGTTGTCCTGACTTCTTTCCAGGTGATGTCAAGAGTTTTTCTAATATGGGCAGTAACACACAGCGTCAAAGAG GTACAGAGTGAAGACAGTGTCCTCCTGTTTGTTATTGCCTGGACGATCACGGAAATCATCCGTTACTCCTTTTATACATTCAGTCTATTAAACCATCTGCCTTACCTCATCAAATGGGCCAG GTACACACTTTTCATTGTGCTGTACCCAATGGGAGTGTCAGGAGAACTGCTCACAATATATGCAGCTCTGCCCTTTGTCAGACAAGCTGGCCTATATTCCATCAGTTTACCCAACAAATACAATTTCTCTTTTGACTACTATGCATTCCTGATTCTAATAATGATCTCCTACATTCCAA tttttccccagtTATACTTCCACATGATACACCAGAGAAGAAAGATCCTTTCTCATACTGAAGAACACAAGAAATTTGAATAG